From a region of the Pseudomonadaceae bacterium SI-3 genome:
- the vasA gene encoding type VI secretion system baseplate subunit TssF: MSFNHYYQSELTALRQLGKRFSERSPALAPFLGQAGRDPDVERLLEGFAFLTGRLRQKLDDELPELTHSLMHLLWPNYMRPLPAFSMLQFDPVNRPGPALMVPRNTPVESKPIKGVTCRFRTAYATEVLPLALDALDYSVKGGGALLSLRLQMTADGHLGELNLKQLRLHLAGERYISQMLYLSLLRNVADVQLIALDANGKPFSDGFGVALPALHIDPSKLQPVGFAEDQALIPYPLNTFRGYRYLQEYFAFQEKFLFVDLLGLDAIKRLPQEVLEQARGFELRFDIPKAGVQRIRPTQDNVRLYCTPVVNLFEHDAIPIRLDGKQDQYLLMPSELDNTHCGVFSVDRVTGWKPGGMGYEEYVPFESFEHDPSFDVPVARPHYSVRQQPSMLGDGLETYLSFGLRNQDQHETLSIELTCTNQNLPRQLRLGDICLPCEDTPEFLTFRNISAVTPSYAPPLHRDFLWKLISNMSLNYLSLANVEALKVILETYDLPRYYDQHAEKVSKRLLGGLKQIGHQHVDRLHRGLPVRGVRTELVMDPEGYLGEGDLFLFASILNEFFALYASLNSYHELRVKSTQGEVYQWTPRMGQQPLL, from the coding sequence ATGTCCTTCAACCACTACTACCAGAGCGAACTCACCGCCCTGCGCCAACTCGGCAAGCGCTTCTCCGAACGTAGCCCGGCGTTGGCACCATTCCTCGGTCAGGCCGGGCGTGATCCGGATGTCGAGCGGTTGCTGGAAGGCTTCGCCTTTCTCACCGGGCGCCTGCGCCAGAAGCTCGATGACGAGCTGCCGGAGCTGACCCATTCCTTGATGCACCTGCTGTGGCCGAACTACATGCGCCCGCTGCCGGCGTTCAGCATGTTGCAGTTCGACCCGGTCAATCGACCAGGCCCTGCGTTGATGGTGCCGCGCAATACGCCGGTCGAATCCAAGCCGATCAAGGGTGTGACCTGCCGCTTCCGTACCGCCTACGCCACCGAGGTTCTGCCGTTGGCGCTCGACGCGTTGGACTATTCGGTTAAAGGCGGTGGCGCATTGCTGAGCCTGCGTTTGCAGATGACGGCCGATGGGCATCTGGGTGAGTTGAATCTCAAGCAGCTGCGCCTTCATCTCGCTGGCGAGCGTTACATCAGCCAGATGCTTTATCTGAGCTTGCTGCGCAACGTCGCTGACGTGCAGCTGATTGCCCTGGATGCCAACGGCAAACCATTCAGTGACGGCTTCGGCGTTGCGCTACCCGCACTCCATATCGATCCGTCAAAGCTTCAGCCGGTGGGATTTGCCGAAGATCAGGCATTGATCCCCTATCCGCTCAACACCTTCCGCGGTTACCGCTACCTGCAAGAGTACTTCGCCTTCCAGGAGAAATTCCTGTTCGTCGACTTGCTTGGCCTCGATGCCATCAAGCGTCTGCCGCAGGAGGTGCTGGAACAGGCGCGTGGCTTCGAGCTGCGCTTCGACATTCCCAAGGCTGGCGTGCAGCGCATCCGCCCGACGCAGGATAACGTGCGCCTGTACTGCACCCCGGTGGTCAACCTGTTCGAACACGACGCCATCCCGATTCGCCTGGACGGCAAGCAGGACCAGTATCTGCTGATGCCATCCGAACTCGACAACACCCACTGCGGTGTCTTTTCGGTCGACCGTGTTACCGGCTGGAAGCCGGGCGGCATGGGCTACGAAGAATACGTGCCGTTCGAATCCTTCGAGCATGACCCCAGTTTCGACGTACCGGTGGCGCGCCCGCACTACAGCGTGCGTCAGCAGCCCTCGATGCTGGGCGACGGCCTGGAGACCTACCTCAGCTTTGGTCTGCGCAACCAGGACCAGCACGAGACACTGTCCATCGAGCTGACCTGCACCAACCAGAACCTGCCGCGCCAGCTGCGCCTAGGCGATATCTGCCTGCCCTGCGAGGACACGCCGGAGTTCCTGACCTTCCGCAACATCAGTGCGGTGACTCCAAGCTACGCGCCACCGCTGCACCGTGACTTCCTCTGGAAGCTGATCAGCAACATGTCGCTCAACTACCTGTCGCTGGCCAATGTCGAGGCGCTCAAAGTCATTCTTGAGACGTATGACCTGCCCCGTTACTACGACCAGCATGCCGAAAAGGTCAGCAAGCGCCTGCTCGGCGGGCTCAAGCAGATCGGCCATCAGCACGTCGACCGGCTGCACCGCGGCCTGCCGGTGCGCGGCGTGCGCACGGAACTGGTGATGGACCCCGAGGGCTATCTGGGCGAGGGAGACCTGTTCCTTTTCGCCTCGATTCTCAATGAATTCTTTGCGCTGTACGCGAGCCTCAATTCGTATCACGAGTTGCGCGTCAAGAGCACACAGGGAGAGGTGTACCAATGGACGCCACGTATGGGGCAGCAGCCCCTGCTCTAA
- a CDS encoding type VI secretion system tip protein VgrG — translation MFNPANDTHFSLAIDGIEHDLQVLEFRGREALSQPFAFELELVSERPDLDLESLLHQPAFLTLSPTGNGIHSLIYQVAQGDSGKRLTRYHITLRPQLAYLAHRTNQRIFQHLTVEKIISQVLEEHGIQANAFRFGLGSVYPERDYCVQYDESDLHFIQRLCEEEGIHYHFQHSAAGHVLVFGDDQTGFPKLAPVTYQQDSGLVADEPVVKRFGLRVETRTSRVTRRNYDFEKPRLTMEGAFHSEFQPDLEDYDYPGRFTERARGKHLSQRALERHRSDYELAEGESDQPQLATGHFLALTDHPLNDWNQLWLLNEILHEGKQPQVLEESVTSDSQAPDGFIQGYRNHFTATPWHTPYRPALKHPKPKVLGSQTAVVTGPAGEEIHCDEYGRVKVQFHWDREGQADDKTSCWLRVSTSWAGDRYGGIAIPRVGMEVLVTFLEGDPDQPLVTGCLYHNEHVAPYDLPANKTRSVFKTLSSPGGGGYNELRIEDRKGAEQIYIHAQRDWDENIEHDQKIHVGHERHDTVEANNYSEFKAEEHRTTHADRKTEIRANDHLTVGNTQHIKIGTGQFVEAGNEIHYYAGSKVIIDAGMELTAAGGGSFLKLDPSGVTLSGATIKMNSGGAPGKGSGLSILAPVMPWAADQDKAGTKPKLALANTQLQIARKARQIGASRCPICEACRDGLCQVEASR, via the coding sequence ATGTTCAACCCGGCCAACGACACCCACTTCAGTCTCGCCATCGATGGCATCGAGCACGACCTGCAGGTTCTAGAATTCAGGGGCCGCGAGGCGCTCTCTCAGCCCTTCGCCTTCGAGCTCGAACTGGTTAGCGAACGCCCTGATCTGGATCTGGAAAGTCTGCTGCATCAGCCAGCTTTTTTAACGCTATCACCGACTGGCAACGGCATCCACAGTTTGATCTACCAGGTCGCCCAAGGTGACTCCGGCAAGCGCCTGACCCGCTACCACATCACGCTACGTCCGCAGCTGGCCTATCTGGCACACCGCACCAACCAGCGTATCTTCCAGCACCTCACGGTTGAGAAGATCATCAGCCAGGTGCTCGAAGAGCATGGCATCCAGGCCAACGCTTTTCGCTTCGGCCTCGGCTCGGTCTACCCCGAGCGCGATTACTGTGTGCAGTACGACGAAAGCGATCTGCACTTCATTCAGCGCCTGTGCGAGGAAGAGGGCATTCACTACCACTTCCAGCACAGCGCGGCGGGCCATGTGCTGGTCTTCGGAGATGACCAGACGGGGTTTCCCAAGCTCGCACCGGTGACGTACCAGCAGGATTCCGGTTTGGTCGCCGACGAGCCGGTGGTCAAGCGCTTCGGCCTGCGCGTCGAGACCCGCACCAGCCGCGTCACTCGCCGCAACTATGATTTCGAGAAACCGCGCCTGACCATGGAAGGTGCCTTCCACAGCGAGTTCCAACCGGACCTAGAAGATTACGACTACCCCGGCCGTTTCACCGAGCGAGCCCGTGGCAAGCACCTGTCCCAACGCGCGCTTGAACGCCACCGCAGCGACTACGAACTAGCCGAAGGTGAGAGCGACCAACCGCAGCTGGCCACCGGCCATTTTCTCGCGTTGACCGACCACCCGCTCAATGACTGGAACCAGCTCTGGCTGCTCAACGAAATCCTCCATGAAGGCAAGCAGCCGCAGGTGCTGGAAGAGTCAGTGACAAGCGATAGCCAGGCCCCTGACGGCTTCATCCAAGGCTACCGCAACCACTTCACCGCGACGCCCTGGCATACCCCCTACCGCCCGGCCCTGAAGCATCCCAAGCCAAAGGTTCTCGGTAGCCAGACTGCCGTGGTCACAGGCCCTGCTGGTGAAGAAATCCACTGCGACGAGTACGGTCGCGTGAAAGTCCAGTTCCACTGGGACCGCGAAGGCCAGGCCGACGACAAGACCAGCTGCTGGCTGCGTGTCAGCACAAGCTGGGCCGGCGACCGCTACGGCGGCATCGCCATCCCCCGCGTTGGGATGGAAGTGCTGGTGACCTTCCTCGAAGGCGACCCAGACCAGCCTCTAGTCACCGGCTGCCTGTACCACAATGAACATGTCGCCCCCTACGACCTGCCAGCCAACAAGACCCGCAGCGTCTTCAAGACCCTGAGTTCACCCGGTGGCGGCGGCTACAACGAACTGCGCATCGAAGACCGCAAGGGTGCCGAGCAAATTTATATTCACGCCCAGCGCGACTGGGACGAAAACATCGAACACGACCAGAAGATCCACGTCGGTCATGAACGCCACGACACCGTCGAGGCCAACAACTACAGCGAATTCAAGGCCGAAGAACACCGCACAACCCATGCCGATCGAAAGACCGAAATCCGCGCCAACGATCACCTCACTGTCGGCAATACCCAGCACATTAAGATCGGCACCGGGCAATTCGTCGAAGCGGGCAACGAGATTCACTACTACGCCGGCAGCAAAGTCATCATCGATGCGGGGATGGAGCTCACCGCCGCTGGCGGCGGTAGCTTCCTCAAACTCGACCCCAGTGGCGTGACCTTGAGCGGCGCGACTATCAAGATGAATTCCGGTGGAGCACCGGGCAAGGGTTCAGGGCTGAGCATTCTGGCACCGGTGATGCCTTGGGCAGCGGATCAGGACAAGGCCGGTACAAAGCCGAAACTGGCGTTGGCTAATACCCAGCTGCAGATAGCCCGCAAGGCCAGGCAGATCGGCGCAAGTCGCTGCCCGATCTGCGAAGCGTGCAGGGACGGATTGTGCCAAGTGGAAGCATCTCGATGA
- a CDS encoding type IV secretion protein Rhs, whose amino-acid sequence MSGKPAARLGDPTNCPKKGHGTNPIAAGSPDVLFDGMPAARMGDPTSCGSALANAVIPTVLINGKPATTVGTMGDHGNPVIAGSGTIVIGG is encoded by the coding sequence ATGTCCGGTAAACCCGCAGCCCGACTGGGCGACCCCACCAATTGCCCGAAGAAGGGCCACGGCACCAACCCGATCGCGGCCGGCTCTCCTGACGTTCTGTTCGACGGCATGCCTGCCGCCCGTATGGGCGACCCGACGTCCTGCGGCAGTGCGTTGGCCAATGCGGTCATCCCAACAGTGCTGATCAACGGCAAACCGGCTACTACGGTGGGCACGATGGGTGATCACGGTAATCCGGTGATCGCCGGGTCCGGCACAATTGTGATTGGCGGTTGA
- a CDS encoding type VI secretion system baseplate subunit TssE, with translation MSYGSLFERLGGDADKRAGWSREVAAMASVAAHLAKMLSTRAGSVQTLPDYGLPDLNDMRLSLHDSLQQARIAIERFIEAYEPRLSQVRVISLPRTHDPLSLSFAIEGLLEVDGSKRQVSFSASLDGSGQVKVH, from the coding sequence ATGTCCTACGGCAGCCTTTTCGAACGCCTCGGCGGTGACGCCGACAAGCGCGCCGGCTGGAGTCGCGAAGTCGCGGCAATGGCTTCGGTGGCTGCCCATCTGGCCAAAATGCTCAGCACCCGGGCGGGCAGCGTGCAAACGTTGCCCGACTACGGGTTGCCCGATTTGAACGATATGCGCCTGTCGCTGCACGACTCGCTGCAACAGGCGCGTATCGCCATTGAACGCTTCATCGAAGCGTACGAACCCCGCTTGAGCCAGGTCCGGGTGATATCCCTGCCCCGCACGCACGATCCACTGAGCCTGTCCTTCGCCATCGAAGGTCTGCTGGAAGTCGACGGTTCGAAGCGCCAAGTAAGTTTTTCCGCGAGCCTGGACGGCAGCGGACAAGTGAAAGTCCACTAA
- a CDS encoding sigma-54-dependent Fis family transcriptional regulator — MFVDPPSTCDPRSLLERFAELAWNTDTNAWLNGLTELVAQLAHCSLAQLYLLDATHTRLTLSAEWLEGARGHEATSVPSDYRDEQLLQYCLSQNQQLSIAPLDASLHQTSFLPETSRPWRSLLCLPLQDAEGHTAGLLVAASNTHQDLAADSATLSNLGRFALGQAQLLNRLRDTRQPDLAPAASTRPCASGYGLIGDSPRMRAVYGLISKVLHNPVSVMLTGETGTGKELVARAIHDCGSRRSQAFVVQNCAALPEHLLESELFGYRKGAFTGADRDHEGLFDAANGGTLFLDEIGDMPLTLQAKLLRVLQEGEVRPLGSTRTHKVDVRIVAATHQDLHKRVEEGRFREDLYYRLSIFPIELPPLRERDQDILRLARHFADNACGFLQRDTVRWSDAALEQLAGYGFPGNVRELKGLVERAVLLCESGELLPVHFNLRKLDDELDSTMNLRERLDRVERNLLVDCLRNNGGNQSQAARELGLPRRTLLYRMERLNISPAEI; from the coding sequence ATGTTCGTCGATCCGCCCTCAACGTGCGACCCGCGATCGCTGCTCGAGCGCTTCGCCGAGTTGGCATGGAACACCGACACGAACGCTTGGCTCAACGGGCTCACCGAACTGGTCGCACAACTGGCGCACTGCTCGCTCGCTCAGCTCTACCTGCTCGACGCAACCCACACGCGCCTGACGCTTTCGGCCGAATGGTTGGAGGGAGCGCGGGGGCACGAGGCGACCAGCGTGCCCAGCGACTATCGCGACGAACAATTGCTGCAGTATTGCCTCAGCCAAAACCAGCAACTGAGCATCGCGCCACTCGATGCCAGCCTGCACCAGACCAGCTTCCTGCCAGAAACATCGCGCCCATGGCGCAGCCTGCTGTGCCTACCGCTGCAGGACGCTGAGGGCCATACCGCCGGGTTACTGGTGGCTGCCAGCAACACCCATCAAGATCTCGCGGCGGACTCGGCCACGCTGTCCAACCTTGGCCGGTTCGCCCTTGGCCAGGCGCAACTGCTCAATCGTTTGCGTGATACTCGGCAACCAGATCTCGCACCCGCTGCATCGACGCGTCCCTGCGCCAGCGGCTATGGCCTGATCGGCGACAGCCCACGGATGCGCGCAGTCTACGGACTGATCAGCAAGGTCTTGCACAACCCGGTAAGCGTTATGCTGACCGGCGAAACCGGCACCGGAAAGGAACTCGTTGCCCGCGCCATTCATGATTGCGGCTCGCGACGCAGCCAGGCCTTCGTCGTCCAGAACTGCGCGGCTTTACCGGAGCATTTGCTGGAAAGTGAGCTGTTCGGCTATCGCAAGGGGGCCTTTACCGGTGCTGATCGTGACCACGAAGGGCTATTCGATGCGGCCAATGGCGGCACGCTGTTTCTAGACGAGATCGGTGACATGCCTCTGACCTTGCAGGCCAAGCTCCTACGGGTCCTGCAGGAAGGCGAAGTGCGGCCGCTGGGCAGCACTCGCACCCACAAGGTCGATGTCCGGATCGTCGCTGCAACTCACCAAGACCTGCACAAGCGCGTCGAGGAAGGTCGTTTTCGCGAGGATCTTTACTACCGGCTCTCCATTTTCCCGATAGAACTGCCGCCCCTGCGCGAACGTGACCAGGACATCCTGCGGCTGGCGCGGCATTTTGCCGACAACGCCTGTGGATTCCTGCAACGCGACACCGTGCGCTGGTCCGACGCCGCACTGGAACAGCTCGCCGGTTATGGCTTCCCAGGCAACGTGCGGGAGCTGAAGGGTTTGGTCGAACGTGCCGTGCTGCTCTGCGAGTCCGGCGAGTTGCTGCCAGTGCATTTCAACCTGCGCAAGCTGGATGATGAACTCGACAGTACGATGAACCTGCGCGAGCGACTCGATCGGGTCGAGCGGAACCTGTTGGTCGACTGCCTGCGTAACAACGGCGGCAACCAGAGCCAGGCCGCCCGCGAGCTGGGCTTGCCCCGGCGCACCCTGCTCTATCGCATGGAACGGCTGAACATCAGCCCCGCAGAAATCTAA
- the clpV gene encoding type VI secretion system ATPase TssH, with product MINVDLQQLVQSLDAQTKHDLETAAERCVVRGGSKILVEDLLLGLLERPEGLLNRALLDADVDAGTLAQALQPRGEHSESRNPVFSAELVQWLQDALLVGNLELGQRQIDQAALILALLRNPMRYAGSHYQPLLAKLNAERLREFALAQQPMQQTAGTPAPGGESNLSRFTHNFTQQARDGKLDPVLCRDGAIRQMIDILARRRKSNPIVVGEAGVGKTAIVEGLALRIAAGEVPDALKGVELMALDLGLLQAGASVKGEFERRLQGVIDEVKGSPKPIILFIDEAHTLIGAGGQAGSGDAANLLKPALARGELRTIAATTWSEYKKYFEKDPALARRFQPVQLHEPTVDEAVTILRGLAPVYEKSHGIYLRDDAVVAAAELSARYLAGRQLPDKAVDVLDTACARVRISLAAAPEALERLRGEIAEGERQREAVRRDLDAGLSVDREALDALDVRLSEARAELEQVETRWSVQRELAERLLELRKACATARQVAVDEACAQPPQDIETLEAELRDVQGELASAQTHERLVSFEVCPRLVAEVISHWTGVPLSQLAREHNSKVLTFASDLRQRVRGQQQAVEALDRSMRATAAGLNRADAPVGVFLLVGPSGVGKTETALALADLLYGGERFLTTINMSEFQEKHSVSRLIGAPPGYVGYGEGGMLTEAVRQKPYSVVLLDEVEKADPDVMNVFYQIFDKGVANDGEGREINFRNTLILMTSNLASDRIAALCANGQRPAAEDLEQAIRPQLTQHFKPALLGRMRVVPYYPIEGDVLEELVGLKLTRFGERLARRQLQFSHCPALLAHLAERCTHSESGARLIDHLIDQHLQPLVVDRLLDAMAGGETLQRVHATLDGDGAVVCEFA from the coding sequence ATGATCAACGTAGACCTCCAACAACTGGTCCAGTCCTTGGATGCGCAGACCAAGCATGATCTGGAAACCGCGGCGGAGCGCTGCGTGGTACGTGGCGGCAGCAAGATACTCGTCGAAGACCTGCTGCTCGGCTTGCTGGAGCGCCCCGAAGGCTTACTGAACCGAGCCCTGCTGGACGCCGATGTCGATGCGGGAACACTCGCCCAGGCGCTGCAACCACGTGGCGAGCACAGCGAGTCGCGCAATCCTGTGTTTTCCGCAGAGCTGGTGCAGTGGCTACAGGATGCCCTGCTGGTGGGCAACCTCGAACTCGGCCAGCGCCAGATCGATCAAGCCGCGCTGATCCTGGCGCTGCTGCGTAATCCCATGCGCTATGCGGGCAGTCACTACCAGCCGTTGCTGGCCAAGCTCAACGCCGAGCGGCTACGCGAGTTCGCGTTGGCCCAACAGCCGATGCAGCAAACCGCGGGCACCCCCGCTCCTGGCGGCGAATCGAACCTCTCGCGCTTCACCCACAACTTCACCCAACAGGCCCGTGACGGCAAGCTCGACCCCGTCCTGTGTCGCGATGGCGCCATCCGCCAGATGATCGACATTCTCGCCCGCCGTCGCAAAAGTAACCCGATCGTTGTCGGCGAGGCTGGTGTCGGCAAGACCGCCATCGTCGAAGGCCTGGCGCTACGCATTGCGGCCGGCGAAGTCCCGGACGCGCTCAAGGGCGTCGAACTCATGGCCCTGGACCTGGGCCTGCTGCAGGCCGGCGCCAGTGTCAAAGGAGAATTCGAGCGCCGCCTGCAGGGCGTGATCGATGAAGTCAAAGGTTCGCCCAAACCGATCATCTTGTTTATCGACGAAGCCCACACATTGATCGGCGCCGGTGGCCAGGCGGGCAGCGGCGATGCGGCCAACCTGCTCAAACCCGCACTGGCCCGGGGCGAATTGCGCACCATCGCCGCCACCACCTGGAGCGAGTACAAGAAGTATTTCGAGAAAGACCCGGCCCTCGCACGTCGCTTCCAACCCGTGCAGTTGCACGAGCCCACCGTAGACGAAGCGGTCACCATCTTGCGTGGCCTGGCGCCGGTCTACGAAAAGAGCCATGGCATCTATCTACGTGACGACGCAGTGGTGGCCGCCGCCGAACTATCAGCCCGCTACTTGGCTGGTCGACAACTACCCGACAAGGCCGTCGACGTATTGGACACCGCCTGCGCACGTGTGCGCATCAGCCTTGCAGCTGCACCGGAAGCACTGGAGCGTCTGCGCGGGGAAATTGCAGAAGGTGAACGCCAACGCGAAGCGGTACGTCGGGACCTCGATGCCGGATTGAGCGTAGACCGCGAAGCGCTCGACGCTTTGGACGTCCGACTGAGCGAAGCACGAGCCGAACTCGAACAAGTAGAAACCCGCTGGTCCGTCCAGCGCGAACTCGCCGAACGGCTGCTGGAACTGCGAAAGGCTTGCGCGACAGCTCGTCAAGTAGCTGTAGACGAAGCCTGCGCGCAACCGCCGCAGGATATCGAAACGCTGGAAGCCGAACTGCGTGACGTACAGGGTGAGCTGGCCAGCGCCCAGACCCACGAGCGCCTAGTCAGCTTTGAGGTGTGCCCACGCCTGGTGGCCGAAGTGATCAGTCACTGGACCGGCGTGCCACTTTCGCAACTGGCACGCGAGCACAACAGCAAAGTGCTGACCTTCGCCAGCGACCTGCGCCAGCGGGTGCGTGGCCAGCAGCAAGCCGTCGAGGCACTGGACCGCTCGATGCGCGCGACCGCCGCCGGCCTCAACCGCGCCGACGCGCCGGTGGGCGTGTTCCTACTGGTCGGCCCCAGCGGGGTCGGCAAAACCGAGACTGCCCTGGCACTCGCCGACCTGCTCTACGGCGGTGAACGCTTTCTCACCACCATCAACATGTCCGAGTTCCAGGAAAAACACAGTGTTTCCCGACTGATCGGCGCGCCTCCAGGCTACGTGGGCTACGGCGAGGGCGGCATGCTCACCGAGGCCGTCCGGCAGAAACCCTACTCGGTGGTGCTACTCGACGAAGTCGAGAAGGCCGATCCGGATGTGATGAACGTGTTCTATCAGATCTTCGACAAGGGTGTGGCCAACGACGGCGAAGGGCGCGAAATCAACTTCCGCAACACCTTGATCCTGATGACCAGCAACTTGGCCAGTGACCGCATCGCCGCCCTCTGCGCCAACGGCCAGCGCCCCGCAGCAGAGGATCTGGAGCAGGCCATTCGCCCGCAGCTGACGCAGCACTTCAAGCCGGCACTGCTCGGCCGGATGCGCGTGGTGCCTTATTACCCGATCGAGGGTGACGTGCTGGAGGAGCTGGTGGGGCTCAAGCTCACCCGTTTTGGCGAGCGCCTCGCGCGACGTCAGCTGCAGTTCAGCCATTGCCCGGCGTTGCTGGCGCATTTGGCCGAGCGCTGCACACATAGCGAAAGCGGCGCGCGGCTGATCGATCACCTGATCGACCAGCACCTGCAGCCACTGGTAGTCGACCGGCTACTCGACGCCATGGCTGGCGGCGAAACGTTGCAACGGGTACACGCCACGCTTGACGGCGACGGAGCAGTTGTCTGTGAGTTCGCTTAA
- a CDS encoding type VI secretion system baseplate subunit TssG has product MDATYGAAAPALNRISRGIREYSLFQGVLLVMDRLKAAHPELDEGALYEHLEFQANPSLGFPGSDVDRVHFFEEHGQLRAQLRINLVSLFGAGSPLPAFYGEQALGDSAEGNPTREFLDVFNNRLQRLILPIWQKYRYRARFSTGARDPLSEQLFALIGLGGEQIRAASELNWKRLLPYLGLLSLRAHSAALIESVLRYYFKHADLRIEQCLERQVEILAEQQNRLGRANSQLGESLVLGERVRDRGGKFRIHIRQLSWDCFHEFLPVGTGYQPLCALVRFTLRDPLDYDIRLQLRQDDIRDLRIGAENTCRLGWTSWLGSERADGMVTLGSQTH; this is encoded by the coding sequence ATGGACGCCACGTATGGGGCAGCAGCCCCTGCTCTAAACCGGATCAGCCGGGGCATCCGCGAGTACAGCCTGTTCCAGGGTGTGCTACTGGTGATGGACCGTCTGAAAGCTGCGCATCCGGAGCTGGACGAAGGGGCGCTCTACGAGCACCTCGAATTCCAGGCCAACCCGAGCCTGGGCTTTCCCGGCAGCGACGTCGACCGCGTGCACTTTTTCGAAGAGCATGGGCAACTGCGCGCGCAACTGCGGATCAACCTGGTCAGCCTCTTCGGGGCCGGCTCGCCACTGCCTGCCTTCTATGGTGAGCAAGCCCTCGGCGACAGCGCCGAAGGCAACCCGACACGCGAATTTCTGGACGTATTCAACAATCGTCTGCAGCGCCTGATTCTGCCGATCTGGCAGAAGTACCGTTACCGCGCACGTTTCAGCACTGGCGCACGCGACCCGCTGTCCGAACAGCTGTTCGCCCTCATCGGCCTCGGCGGCGAGCAGATCCGTGCCGCTTCGGAGTTGAACTGGAAGCGCCTACTGCCGTACCTGGGGCTGCTCAGCCTGCGCGCGCACTCGGCGGCTTTGATCGAGTCGGTACTGCGCTACTACTTCAAGCACGCGGACCTGCGCATCGAGCAGTGCCTCGAACGCCAGGTCGAGATTCTCGCTGAGCAGCAGAACCGCCTCGGTCGTGCCAACAGCCAGCTCGGTGAGAGCCTGGTGCTGGGCGAGCGAGTACGCGACCGTGGCGGCAAGTTCCGCATCCACATCCGGCAACTCAGTTGGGACTGCTTTCACGAATTTCTACCGGTCGGCACCGGCTATCAACCGCTCTGTGCACTGGTGCGCTTCACCCTGCGCGATCCACTGGACTATGACATCCGCCTGCAATTGCGTCAGGACGATATTCGCGACCTGCGGATCGGCGCCGAAAACACCTGCCGCCTCGGCTGGACCAGCTGGCTCGGTAGCGAGCGCGCCGACGGCATGGTCACCCTGGGCAGCCAGACTCATTAA